GAAGAAACTCAACGCCAGTCGGAAGAACTGCAGGTCCAAGGCGAGGAGCTACGCGTTTCGAACGAGGAGCTGGAAGAACAAGGACGCGCACTTCGCGAACAACAGGCGCGGCTGGAACAGCAGCAGGCGGAACTTGAACAGACCAATTCCCAGCTCGAAGAACAGGCAGAGGAACTGGAGCAGCAGCGAGACGACTTGGAGCGTTCGAAAGACGCGATTGAGGCCAAAGCTAAGGAAGTCGAACTTGCGAGCCGCTATAAATCCGATTTCCTGGCCAACATGTCGCATGAGCTGCGCACGCCGCTCAATTCCTCGCTGATCCTTGCCAAGCTTCTTGCCGACAATTCGGAAGGTAACCTCACGGCGCAGCAGGTGCAGTTCGCTCAAACGATCCAGTCGTCTGGCAATGACCTCCTGAACCTGATCAACGATATCCTTGACCTTTCAAAAATTGAGGCCGGGCATGTGGAGATTCACCCTGAGGCCGTGTCCATCGAGCGCACGCTCAGCGGGTTACGGCACATGTTTGAGCCGCTCGCATCAAATAAGGGCCTTCAGTTCAAAGCGTCTGTTGAAGCTGGCGTCCCAGCAGTGATCCAAACCGACCCGCAGCGCCTTGAGCAGATCCTCAAGAACCTGCTCGCCAATGCGCTGAAGTTTACGGAGTCAGGTAGCGTTTCGCTGGACGTTCGCCCCTACGGTGACAATCAGCTCGCCTTTGCGGTCAAGGATACGGGCATTGGGATCGCCGAAGAACAGCAGAAGAGAATTTTTGAGGCATTCCATCAGGCCGACAGCACAATCAGCCGTAAATTCGGCGGCACTGGCCTTGGCCTGTCAATCTCACGCGAATTGGTGCGGTTGCTCGGCGGTCACTTCCTGCTCGAAAGCAAGGTCGGTGCCGGAAGCACCTTCACCATCGTCGTCCCCGCCGAGTTCGGTAGCACACTCGTAAAAGCACCACGGCAGGAGCCGGTTTATCAATCTCAACCGATAATGGCCCCAGTTCCGGCGCCTTTTGCCGAGATCGCGCCAGCAGAGCCGAAGGCCATTACCATCGTTGAGGATGACCGGGCAAAGGTTGCGGCAACAGAGCGAAAGCTCCTGATTGTTGAGGACGACCAGTCCTTTGCAACCATACTGCGCGATCTGGCGCGCGAGCTGAAGTTCAAAGCACTGGTGGCTGGCACGGCTCAAGAAGCGCTTGAGCTTGCTCATCAGTTCCTGCCGAACGCCGTTCTTCTTGATGTGGGTCTTCCCGATCAGTCAGGCCTTTCGGTGCTCGATCGCCTCAAGCGCGACGTCAGAACGCGCCACATCCCGGTCCATATACTCTCTGCCGAGGACTACTCCGATCGCGCGCTTTCACTCGGTGCAGTCGGCTATGCTTTGAAACCGGTTCAGCGCGATCGCTTGGTGTCCATGATCGAATCCCTTGGCGCAAAAGCCGAGCAGACGTTGCGGCGTGTGTTAATCGTTGAAGACAATACAGTGCAGCGCGAGGCATTGTCGAAGCTGTTGTCATCCCACGAAGTCGAAACTGCGGGAGCTGGCACAGCGGCCGAGTGTATAGCACTCTTGGCCGAAAAGACCTTTGACTGCATGGTGCTGGATCTGTCTTTGCCGGATGCATCGGGCTTCGCACTCCTGGAGACGCTCAGCCAGGAAGGCATGCACTCCTTCCCACCTGTCATCGTATACACGGGACGCGTTCTTTCGTCAGAAGAGGAACAGAGGCTGCGCCGCTACTCGAAGTCGATCATCATCAAGGGCGCAAAATCCCCCGAACGCTTGCTCGACGAAGTGACCCTCTTCCTGCACCAGGTCGTCTCCGAACTACCGGATGAGCAGCAACAGATGATCCGCAAGGCGCGCAATCGCGATGAACTCTTGGAAGGTCGCCGTATCCTGATCGTCGAAGACGACGTGCGAAACGTTTATGCGCTGACCAATATCCTTGAGCCGCGGGGCGTGCTGGTCGAGATCGCCCGAAACGGTGAGGAGGCACTCGACAAGCTGGAGCAATCGCGGAACAAGCCGGAAGCCAAGATCGATCTCGTGCTGATGGATGTGATGATGCCCGTCATGGATGGCCTCACCGCCACACGCCACATCCGTAAGAACTCAGCGTGGCAGAAACTACCGATCATCACCTTGACCGCAAAGGCGATGCCTGACGATCAGAAGCGCTGTATTGAAGCCGGTGCCAACGACTATATGGCCAAGCCACTCGACGTCGAAAAGCTGCTGTCACTCGTGCGCGTATGGATGCCGCAATGACGGAGATATTCGAAACGGTCGAGGACATCGAGATCCGGCTGCTGCTGGAGGCGCTCTATCATCGCTACCATTATGATTTTCGCAGCTACGCCATGTCGTCAATCCGTCGACGGTTGCGTCAGGCGCGCGAACAGTTGGGTTTTGCGACAATCTCGGCAATGCAGGAACGCGTTCTGCACCATCCGGACATGCTGGCCGACATGCTGCGCTATCTGACGGTTCAAGTCAGCGAGATGTTTAGGGATCCCTCCTATTTCGCGGCTATGCGTGAAAAGGTGATCCCGCATCTGCGCACCTACCCTTCCTTGAAGATCTGGATTGCTGGCTGCAGCTCAGGCGAGGAGCTCTATTCCTTCGTCATCATGTTTCGTGAAGAGGGGCTGGAGGATCGCACCCTTTTTTATGCAACGGATATTAATCCAGATGCGCTCTCGCAGGCTGAGGCTGGCGTTTACGACATCGAGCGGGTCAGATTGTTCACCGAGAACCACCGAGAATCCGGCGGCAAGGGGTCCTTATCTAACTATTATACGACGGGCTACAATCGCTGCATTCTGGACAAAAGCCTGCGGCGCAACGTCGTTTTTTCAGACCACAGCCTTGTGACGGACCAGGTTTTTGGGGAGATGCAGCTTGTCTCCTGTCGCAATGTCATGATCTATTTCGACCGGAACTTACAGGACAGAGCCGTCGGCCTGTTTCGCGAGGCTTTGCCACGCAATGGTTTCTTGGGCTTAGGATCAAAGGAAACGCTTCGCTTTTCAGCGCATGCCGATAGCTTCCGGGAATTCGTCCGTGAGGAGAAAATCTATCAAAGGATCGGCTCATGAAAGACGATCCAAAGGGGGCAGTCATAATTGGCGCCTCTGCCGGCGCGCTTGAAGCCCTGTCGGCAATATTGCCGCGCCTGCCTGCGACGTTCCCTTACCCTATTTTTGTTATTGTGCACTTGCCGCCTAAGAAACGCAGTGTCCTGGCTGCGATCTTCGATCTCAAATGTCAACTTCGCGCGATTGAGGCGGAGGACAAGGAACCAGTCGAGGCGGGAACCATCTACTTCGCTCCTCCTGACTATCATCTCCTGCTTGAGGGGCGAGCGCATATCGCATTGTCCAGCGATGAAGAGGTCCTGTTCTCCCGGCCTTCGATCGACGTGGCATTTGAGAGCGCGGCCGAGGTGTGGGGACCGCAACTGACGGCCGTAATCCTGACAGGTGCCAATCATGATGGGGCTCGCGGGCTCGCGGCCGTCATGCGCTCTGGAGGCACAGCAGTCATCCAGAATCCATCCGAGGCTTATGCCCAAGCTATGCCTGAGGCTGCCATGCGCGCATGCCCCAGCGCCAATATTCTCAACTTGTCGAATATTTCGACCTTTTTGCAGAACATCTAAAATGAAGACCGATGTCACCTTCCTTCTCGTGGACGACCTTCCAGAGAACCTGTTGTCTCTGGAGGCGCTTCTCCATCGTGACGACCTGAGACTGTTGAAGGCGAGATCGGGTGATGAAGCGCTCGAACTCCTGCTGAAACATGATGTGGCCCTTGCACTCATTGATGTTCAGATGCCTGGGCTGAACGGCTTTGAGCTCGCCGAACTGATGCGCGGCAATGAACGAACAAAGCGAGTGCCAATCATCTTTGTAACTGCGGGTTCCCACTCTGCCGAACGGCGATTTCAAGGTTATGAAGCGGGTGCCGTCGATTTCATCCAGAAGCCGATCGAGCCAAATATCCTGCGCAGCAAGGCAGAGACCTTTGCCGAATTGTATCGGCAGCGACGAATGATTGCGGAACAACGGGATAGGCTCGAAGAGCAGACACAGGCACTTAAGATGGCTGATACTCGCAAAAACGAGTTTATCAGCGTGCTTGGGCACGAGTTGCGTAATCCACTCGCTGCACTTAACGGCGGCTTGAAGTTGCTTGCGAGAAAACCCGATGCTGCCAAGATGGAGCAGATCCAAAGCCTGATGCAGCAACAGATGGACCATATCGTCAGGCTTGTTGATGATCTGCTCGACGTGTCCCGGATAACGCAGGGCAAAATCAGCTTAGTGATGTCTGAATTCGACCTGAAGGAGGTGATCACCACTTCGGTAGAGATGACGAGACAGGCTTTTGAGGAACAAGACCATGCTGTGAGCATCAACGTTCCGGAGCAGCCCTGCACCATAATTGCCGACAAAGTGCGGCTGACGCAGTGTGTTTCAAACCTTCTGAACAATGCTGCTAAATACACGCCAGCGGGTGGTCAGATCAAAGTTGTGCTAGAGTCTCATACAAATGCCTATCGCGTAAGTGTTGCCGACAATGGACTGGGACTCACTCCAGAAGATTCAAAGTCTATCTTTAAGATGTTCGAACAAGTCGAGAAACATCGGGACCATGCGCATGAAGGGCTGGGAATCGGACTTGCGCTCGTCAAGCAGCTTATGGAGTTGCACGGCGGTGATGTCTCCGTCAGTAGCCGTGGTCCGGGTCTAGGAAGCACATTTATCCTTGAGTTGCCGATTTTGGCTGAACGAACGCTTTAGCGGCGAACGACTGCTTTTAGGTTCATGTCAGAATGTACTATATAACCGACTTGAGGGCGCAAATCGGAAATTGTTTCCGCGAGGGGCCGCAACGCGACAATCCACTTCCATCTGTCTAGCTGATGAAGTTGACATC
The window above is part of the Rhizobium rhizoryzae genome. Proteins encoded here:
- a CDS encoding chemotaxis protein CheB; protein product: MKDDPKGAVIIGASAGALEALSAILPRLPATFPYPIFVIVHLPPKKRSVLAAIFDLKCQLRAIEAEDKEPVEAGTIYFAPPDYHLLLEGRAHIALSSDEEVLFSRPSIDVAFESAAEVWGPQLTAVILTGANHDGARGLAAVMRSGGTAVIQNPSEAYAQAMPEAAMRACPSANILNLSNISTFLQNI
- a CDS encoding response regulator produces the protein MLGLERNALIGLLAAIVFFVASSALSFFTVQNIRDNSARVTQTHSLIVALDLLLIDIQDAETGLRGYLLTGGDEYLGPYNRAMSQVGNRIEMLESIATPEMRERGGPSELRAFTVSKLETMRETLRLYREEGQSAALAQLRTDRGRSDMDGIRDTVQQMRLEAGEERSEHLQQRDRAFVIAWASGVATGAVGIILTLVISALLRKTALAQKREQWLREAQLGLGSAVSGEQPLAKLGENVLGFLTNYLGAVAGAIYVENGGRFHRTAVHGVPSGANLPTSFGENDSLFGHVLKDHRPIAVGEVPDGYISFGSGLGQHKPRYLALGPAIVEGDIRGVFELGFLSPVSDDTLSLLEKASEIIAVAIRSAEFRARLQALLEETQRQSEELQVQGEELRVSNEELEEQGRALREQQARLEQQQAELEQTNSQLEEQAEELEQQRDDLERSKDAIEAKAKEVELASRYKSDFLANMSHELRTPLNSSLILAKLLADNSEGNLTAQQVQFAQTIQSSGNDLLNLINDILDLSKIEAGHVEIHPEAVSIERTLSGLRHMFEPLASNKGLQFKASVEAGVPAVIQTDPQRLEQILKNLLANALKFTESGSVSLDVRPYGDNQLAFAVKDTGIGIAEEQQKRIFEAFHQADSTISRKFGGTGLGLSISRELVRLLGGHFLLESKVGAGSTFTIVVPAEFGSTLVKAPRQEPVYQSQPIMAPVPAPFAEIAPAEPKAITIVEDDRAKVAATERKLLIVEDDQSFATILRDLARELKFKALVAGTAQEALELAHQFLPNAVLLDVGLPDQSGLSVLDRLKRDVRTRHIPVHILSAEDYSDRALSLGAVGYALKPVQRDRLVSMIESLGAKAEQTLRRVLIVEDNTVQREALSKLLSSHEVETAGAGTAAECIALLAEKTFDCMVLDLSLPDASGFALLETLSQEGMHSFPPVIVYTGRVLSSEEEQRLRRYSKSIIIKGAKSPERLLDEVTLFLHQVVSELPDEQQQMIRKARNRDELLEGRRILIVEDDVRNVYALTNILEPRGVLVEIARNGEEALDKLEQSRNKPEAKIDLVLMDVMMPVMDGLTATRHIRKNSAWQKLPIITLTAKAMPDDQKRCIEAGANDYMAKPLDVEKLLSLVRVWMPQ
- a CDS encoding hybrid sensor histidine kinase/response regulator, whose protein sequence is MKTDVTFLLVDDLPENLLSLEALLHRDDLRLLKARSGDEALELLLKHDVALALIDVQMPGLNGFELAELMRGNERTKRVPIIFVTAGSHSAERRFQGYEAGAVDFIQKPIEPNILRSKAETFAELYRQRRMIAEQRDRLEEQTQALKMADTRKNEFISVLGHELRNPLAALNGGLKLLARKPDAAKMEQIQSLMQQQMDHIVRLVDDLLDVSRITQGKISLVMSEFDLKEVITTSVEMTRQAFEEQDHAVSINVPEQPCTIIADKVRLTQCVSNLLNNAAKYTPAGGQIKVVLESHTNAYRVSVADNGLGLTPEDSKSIFKMFEQVEKHRDHAHEGLGIGLALVKQLMELHGGDVSVSSRGPGLGSTFILELPILAERTL
- a CDS encoding CheR family methyltransferase translates to MTEIFETVEDIEIRLLLEALYHRYHYDFRSYAMSSIRRRLRQAREQLGFATISAMQERVLHHPDMLADMLRYLTVQVSEMFRDPSYFAAMREKVIPHLRTYPSLKIWIAGCSSGEELYSFVIMFREEGLEDRTLFYATDINPDALSQAEAGVYDIERVRLFTENHRESGGKGSLSNYYTTGYNRCILDKSLRRNVVFSDHSLVTDQVFGEMQLVSCRNVMIYFDRNLQDRAVGLFREALPRNGFLGLGSKETLRFSAHADSFREFVREEKIYQRIGS